One Actinomycetes bacterium genomic window carries:
- a CDS encoding RDD family protein: MSAEEPQGPSVDPRHLRDVPKDAREFQGERAGIVSRVLANIVDFLVVMGIVVGLWVGWNALLFLVDPRRTDWPQPGLLLLVLVGGWVQFLYFTASWATTGRTAGNHILGLRVVSFRGLRMRWAGAAIRAVFCVLFPVGLVWTAFSRQNRSVQDTVLRTSVIYDWVTQGAVASPALWDRGTPKDTPKS; this comes from the coding sequence ATGAGCGCCGAGGAGCCGCAGGGTCCGTCGGTCGACCCTCGCCACCTGCGCGACGTGCCGAAGGACGCGCGCGAGTTCCAGGGCGAGCGGGCCGGGATCGTGAGCCGGGTGCTCGCCAACATCGTCGACTTCCTCGTCGTCATGGGGATCGTCGTCGGGCTCTGGGTGGGCTGGAACGCGCTGCTGTTCCTGGTCGATCCGAGGCGCACCGACTGGCCACAGCCCGGTTTGCTTCTGCTCGTCCTGGTCGGCGGGTGGGTGCAGTTCCTCTACTTCACGGCGTCCTGGGCGACGACCGGGCGGACGGCGGGCAACCACATCCTGGGCCTACGGGTGGTGAGCTTCCGCGGTCTGCGGATGCGGTGGGCGGGGGCGGCCATCCGGGCCGTCTTCTGCGTGCTGTTCCCGGTCGGACTGGTCTGGACGGCCTTCAGCCGGCAGAACCGCTCGGTGCAGGACACCGTGCTGCGCACCTCAGTCATCTACGACTGGGTCACCCAGGGGGCTGTCGCTTCGCCGGCCCTGTGGGACCGGGGGACCCCGAAGGACACCCCGAAGAGCTGA
- a CDS encoding DUF6325 family protein, with amino-acid sequence MAEDIDVAPIDYLVVEFPGNKMTGEAFPILVDLADRGIVRILDLLFIKRELDGTVRGLALTDLDSDGTLDLAVFEGASSGLLGDDDVTEAASAILPGNSAAVLVFENTWAGPFVSALRRSGAELVASGRIPVADVLAALDDAESKS; translated from the coding sequence ATGGCTGAGGACATCGACGTAGCTCCGATCGACTACCTGGTGGTGGAGTTCCCGGGTAACAAGATGACCGGGGAGGCCTTCCCGATCCTGGTCGATCTGGCCGACCGCGGGATCGTCCGGATCCTGGACCTGCTGTTCATCAAGCGGGAGCTGGACGGCACGGTCAGGGGTCTCGCCCTCACCGACCTCGACAGCGACGGCACGCTCGACCTCGCGGTGTTCGAAGGGGCCTCGTCCGGTCTGCTGGGCGACGACGACGTCACCGAGGCCGCCTCAGCGATCCTGCCCGGCAACTCCGCGGCCGTGCTCGTGTTCGAGAACACCTGGGCGGGCCCGTTCGTGTCCGCCCTGCGCCGCAGCGGCGCCGAGCTCGTGGCCAGCGGTCGGATCCCGGTGGCGGACGTGCTCGCCGCCCTGGACGACGCC